ATCCACTACACCCATACACTAGAGGGCTGTTAACAGCGGTACCTAGAATAGGCAGGCTGTCAACACCAATACCTGGATTCTTACCAGATCCTCGAGAAGATTTCAAAGGTTGCCCATTTTACAGTAGATGCAGCAATGCTAGAGAGGAATGTAGTACTCAAAAACCTTCTCGCGTTGTTCTTAGAGAGAGAAGAGTTTTCTGCCATCTATATGGGGGGTCCTAATGGAAATCCTAAGAATAGAAGATCTCTACGTGTATTTTCCTATTAAGAGAGGCTTATTTGGACAGACTGTAGGGTATGTTAAAGCGGTTGACGGAGTATCTCTTGATGTAAGTCGCGGCGATGGGCTTGCTATAGTTGGTGAAACAGGTTCAGGCAAGTCTACAATACTTAGAGTTATACTTAAACTTCAGAAACCAACACGTGGAAAAGTTTTCTTCGAAGGTAGAGATATCTTCTCGCTGACTAGATCTGAAGAGAGCTGGTATCGTAGGAAAGTTCAAGCAGTTTTTCAAAACCCGTTTCAATCACTTAACCCTAGAATGCGGGTATACGATATACTTGTAGAACCTCTGAAGAGATACATGAAACTTGGAAAAAGCGAGGTAGAGAGAAGAGTTCGCGAGCTACTAGAATTAGTAGGACTGTCGCAGTCTGTTCTAAACCAGTACTCAGCCAGTCTAAGTGGTGGACAGGCTCAGCGTGTTGCAATAGCACGGGCGCTTGCTATAAACCCCGAGCTAGTACTTCTCGACGAACCTACGTCGGCTCTTGACGTCTCTATACAAGCGCAGATACTTAACCTTTTACAGGAGCTTAGGCATAAGCTCAATGTAACATATCTTCTGGTGACGCACGACCTAGCGATCGTGAGCTCTATTGTTGAGAAAATCGCTGTATTATACCGCGGTAACATAGTGGAGATAGGCTCTGTAAATGATATTTTCAGCAAACCTCTACACCCATACACTCAAGCACTGATCGCATCTATCCCCGACCCATTTAAAGACATAGCAAACACAGCTACCGGCAGGTTTTTGAAAGAAGAGGAAGTATATAGAGAGGTTAGCGGTTGCAAGCTAGCCTACAGATGTCCTTACGCAGAGAAAAAATGCTTTGAAAAAAGACCTCCGCTACATAACATACAAGGTAGACTCGTAGCTTGCTGGCTTTATGCATAGTC
This Sulfolobales archaeon DNA region includes the following protein-coding sequences:
- a CDS encoding ABC transporter ATP-binding protein — translated: MEILRIEDLYVYFPIKRGLFGQTVGYVKAVDGVSLDVSRGDGLAIVGETGSGKSTILRVILKLQKPTRGKVFFEGRDIFSLTRSEESWYRRKVQAVFQNPFQSLNPRMRVYDILVEPLKRYMKLGKSEVERRVRELLELVGLSQSVLNQYSASLSGGQAQRVAIARALAINPELVLLDEPTSALDVSIQAQILNLLQELRHKLNVTYLLVTHDLAIVSSIVEKIAVLYRGNIVEIGSVNDIFSKPLHPYTQALIASIPDPFKDIANTATGRFLKEEEVYREVSGCKLAYRCPYAEKKCFEKRPPLHNIQGRLVACWLYA